Genomic window (Henningerozyma blattae CBS 6284 chromosome 10, complete genome):
AAGTGAAGCgtttttaaaatagatttcgcattcaaatgatattgCGTTTAGGCAATGATCATTGTCAATGGTATACTTCtctaaaataattttaattgtgcgaatttaaattaatattccTTCTTTTTTCTCCACTAGCATCATTTAATCATTCTTACAATATTTAACAATTTCCATATTCCAAGTTGTTTAGGATATAATATGAGTTTTTTAATCGTTAAGCATTATACTCCTTCTTCCAATACAGTTTTTGATTCTCTTTcgaaattaattctttcaaaaatttcataacaattccattaattttgttttaaattgtaCACATAGCTTCATCCAAacaaataatcaatttatcACTACATGACTGGCACTTGAAGGTACAAAGTGCTTGGATTTTAAATTACTTCTTATTACACTATACTGCCTTTATTATATCCATCTACtggaatatattatattattgcatcgattttttttttatatttttaattaaaaggTTAATTGCAAAATTACCAATAGgcattatttgtttttatgGTTATTCTATGGATAAACCCGTTAAACTACCTAAtgaatttcatttaaatatttaacatTTATTGAATAGAACTTTGCGACATTTAATCAACAGCTAGTGTAATTGACTTCAGAGTTCCTTATGCAATATGCTACTAATATCATTGTCActtatttttgtttgtgTCCTACAAAGgtatgaatatttatatatataatatcattttatGAATTAATAAGAAGACAAACTTCAATTACAACCTATTGAACTCTTTCTCGCAAAATTTATGGAGAATGTTAGGACTTcatatttctattttaaaatgCAGGTAGGccatattcaaaattttcaatctttTCAAAACTACCAGTTTTAATAGACTCTTCCAATAGTTCTAACTCTCGAATATCTCTTGGAACAATAAATGGCATTAAGTTCATGaattttcttaaaatatttcgaACTTCTTCTAATACATCAAACCTGCCCAACATTATACAAACGTTACCTACCACTACTAATGTCCAATGAATTCTGAAGTTAGAACTATTTGATACTGGAATAAATTTCcatgaaaataaaaattctttgaataatttttcataaatttCACCTTCATCGGCATCATCATCTACATCGTAgctattatttaatttaattatagcTTTGCTACgagatttctttttcatcttcCTCTTTACCATCTTATGCTCATCACCTACATCGCcattgtctttttttttctttaaaaaaaaacaccTAAAATATAAGTTTAATGCAATTATACAAGCTCTATGGCTGTAAACAATTGCAGTTTTCCTTCGAATATCAGCAACTTTTTCAACAACTTTctcaatatttatattattatccaaatattttaaatcttccatcaaatttaaaccgaaatcatttaatttactTTCTATTATTGGATTTTTATTCGTCAATCGAAGTTGACAGATATTTGCGCcagtaataatgatattaaaatctttcttcaaatttaaactcatttggaataatttatgaaatattaaatcaaaatccATAACGTAACCGGTgattaaattgaattttttattatataatgaCAAATTATTATCGGTCACTTTTGAGATTAATGCATTGCTGGGAATATAGTCCATTATTTCAATTGCTCCACCTTTATAATTCAGCAAGAAAGATGTTGCTTCCAGATAGTTTAACCACGATTtacaattttcaaaaactgtaaaatattccaactgttttttacttttattaataatatggAGACAACGtatcatttcttttaaatgtAATTTCCACCCCATCTGATTAccatttttaaaactattAATAGAAATCTCCCCAAATACAACCAAAAATATCAAGTCATTTATTGTATGCTGCTTATTTTCAATGGATTTAAGATAATTATAACATGATTTTAATGATGGTAAACGAACGTACCTATCCCAAATTGgtgataatttttgttgttttagttttaaaatcatAGTGTGATTATCTTCAATCTTTTTGTCGATACTATTAAATAGATTTTTGGGATTATAGTAATAGTTTTGAATTATAACAGATGCAATATAGATTATGATGTGATGCAATGACACAAAATGCTTACCAATCTCCCACAATTCTTTCAACTCTTTATGATACTTATCATCTGGGAAAAACTTCATGTGCCCATTCATTGAATTGgcaataaatattttccaaCAGAAtgctaaaaatttattttcatttaaaatttttaaattgttattggtaatattattaaaatcataATTCGGACTTTCTATGAGCTCTCTAAAAGGATCATCAAAAGCTATTTGCTCTGTATTACGGTCCATAGCTAGTCCACGTAAGCGTATTATATCATTAACGGTAAAGGAAAATTTTTCTGGTAAattgaaacttttttcaaaatattctaaatctATATTCAAAAGGGTTAATCGATATAATTCTGATCTAGGTATAAATAACAGGCCATTGATTGGTTTTTCACCTTTAATATCaactaataaatcaatattattattttcaggGCTAGTGTTAGGGCTATTATTTTGTGTATTCATATTACTTGGTgcaattgaattttgaGAACCACTCGAAAGTTGAATTGGATTGCTATACATTGTAAATTgctttattttaatattactttttttctttttcttttgatcCACATTACCTGCATGAGTATGAGTGTTATAACTAGGCGATGTTGATGGTATTCTATGGACAGCACCTGTTGTTTTATCTTGGTTAAATTTTTGGGCTGAATTTTTATGAAATGCACTTTGTGGAAAAACTGATATAACTACAGATCTATTTTTGTCAATATTATGAtcgatatttttaatatttctaatatatttttgttctttGATTGGAGGTTTTTTAATGAAGTTGTCTCTTGTATTTACGATCTTATTAACGAAGCCACCTTTATACGTACATATTTTGTTTGCTTTTATACATTTTTCACAAAAGGGTTTCGACTCATCACATTTAACATGGGCTTTTTTACATGGTTCACAGCCATGCTTTGAATATAATGTTCCTCGTTTATTAAGCTGCGTATTATGATTATGGTTACTCATACGCGTTTTgatagatttattaaattatttttgtgtattttcttttttccaacttttttttggttaATTGAGAACTATGATCCAAGGGTAAGTGAGTTTCTAATCTTCTTCTAGCACTATTTgcttttctaatttttgaGACTGTTGTTTGGTTGTTTTTCTAACGGAAATTAGAATAATTCAAGTATTAGAAATCTTTAGATCTACCAGAATCtataagaatatatatcCTTCTAAACGTTAATTgtgattttctttttgatcCACCACCTTTCcccaattattaatgacaCTTTTAACGTATTTACTTATTCAGTTATCGATGCGCTTATAAACCCAAcgaattaaagaaaaaaaagtcaaACTATACCAGGTAAAGAAACAccacaaataaaaaaagaaaaaaaagcttAGATACTCATGTACTATTCTGTGTGGGTTGCTTACGTGtgtttaaaataaatattaacaaatattGAAGTGTAATGATCAAAGATTAAAATGCGCTACAAATTTTCTCACTAATGTTTTTTTCctatagaattatttattaaatggaATACGAAAATAACATCTATTTATGTTGAAAAACCGGAATCTATTTAAAGTAAAGCTTGGTTAAGCAAAGTAACAAATGACGAAGCTTTctgattcaaatttaatggTTACCAAATATTTCGAAATAAACAACTTAAAGAGTATAATTTACTAAAAATGCAAGTTTATTGCAGCAACGATTGGTTGAATTCTATCTGGCTGAATCTTGGAGCCTATAAACTAACTTTACCAAAATTACGAATCACATTAACACAGATATAAACAAGTGgaaataaaacaataagTGGATAACTACCAAATTTGACAGCCTGTAATGATTTcgataattattttttacgGGAAAACTACAAGAATTTAAACATCGTCATCCATAAAATGAATTTCTCCTAATTCAgtaagaatatttttctcaAGAGAAAAAATCACTAATCAGCCTTATCTTGATGATTAGAACTTCGTGGTTGCTTGAGCTTTTTCATTTACTGGTTGCTATTTCGTAGCACAAATTTTCCTTTAATTGgtttataaattatattccaaaaaaattatttctccATTAAGTGGCCATTGGCGGGATTGATTTCCTAAATTAGAGAATAGTATTTCGATTTCAGTTCCTACAACCTTAGAGCAAACtacaaatttaataaatggtTTGATCTGTTATGTTGTAGAGTTTTCCATTGTGGTGGTATTTTTATTGCAATTGtacaatatttatttctacACTTGTTTTTTGCGAatcaagaaatatattagaaatgaaatatttactaGTTCAAAGGTAATTTATAGTTTCCTTCATGGCCGAAACATTTAGGAAGGCAGACCAAGATAATTTACGTCTGTATTAGGAGAAAACCGAGATAATTCCATCTTTGTTATTTTGGCTCgagatttttcttttcaaaagattACTAGCtgttttgattttgtaCTGATCAGGAATCTGGTAACCTcttgtttaaaatatttcccACTGGAAGATCTTCAAGGAGTCAAAAACTGGAGAGTATTCTCCGAGGTATGCTCAATAGTATTATTCTTCTCATGAATATTAGCATTATAATTCTCAttagtattagtattaatattattctcttggtagaagaaaaagacaTATTTCGGGTGGATTTTTTTAGGCAAGTTTATTCTGAATTGTACGATTCTACAAGATCATATTCTTGTAGGGTAAATATTTCGACCCCACGTTTCTACAGTAATAATACAGTGCTACGGTAATTCATTCTAACGAGTATACACCAAAAAGATTTATCAACCGCAGAACAAGTTCTTCTCAGAATAACTACATAGAGGACGCTAATGGCACACGCATATTTTACTTCATCTTTTCCTTGAATGTCTCTTTTCTATTACAAACTTACGAGAATGAAGTAGCAAGACACTTGTAATAACTACTCTGTTCTAGAAAACACCCCTGGATGAGAAAATCTTTTGAGAAGGCGCATACCTTTTAGGTTGTCCCTGACATCTAGCCTCAATCGTTCCTCAATATCTTGTAGTATTTTTACTTATTGTATCTCCGTTCTGCATtgcttttttctttttttttttaggtTTTTTTTAGGTTGATAGTATGGTCTGATATGCTACCTATTGTATAACATCGCTAATAAGGTGGTATTTCCATTAGTGTTCATCTTCAAAAAGTTTCGTCTTGTTTAGGCATTGTTTTTCCTTTACGTTAAGACGGCGATAAAACTAACCAAGAATTACTTATTTGGAGAACGTAGGTAACTTGCCGAAAGCCACTAGGAACTTATCTTGTGCTAGATATTCTTCGTGCAGTTTtcatttttagatttaatttcaatgaGGGTtaacttcttcttctggAATAATTCTTGCCAATCGAGTGAACGTTTTGGAacatttttgtttaaacTAGTTTTACGAATTTAGAATAATTTTGGTATGTGTAATGTCTCAATCCGTTCTTGGCTGTAGTTGATGGTGGTAGCGAAAGGAATCTTTACATAACTTGAAACTAATAATGTCtggatattaatataaacaaATTCCACTGGATGGactttaaagaataatgaGATTACTGTGTTATCAGTCATTTTACAGTAACTGACTATCCTTTCTCTTTCTTGCTAAGCAAAGAAAgggtaaataaataaataaataaataaatagaaaaattgtTATAATGTAAaaggaaagaaaaaataaaataattgagaaatatattaaaaattggtATGCAGTATTGTGTACAGTactttaaaattgattgaaACATATAAACGATTCCAGAAAGGTGTGTTATTAAGGAAAgtcttttgatttttttattttaagataatatatatctcAGTCATCTTAGCAATAAATAGTAAAATTTCATTCTGGTTAggaaatttttcaagaaGTATTGAGCCATCATACATCGTTTAAATAGCTTCTATTCGGATATATATCTTATTGAAGTTTATACTATTATCTAGTGcttttcttttgattcATCCTTATATTTAGTATTTTCTGTATATAGtatttaattgtattatttagTCTTTGTGAACTTGCCAATTATTGACATATAATTAACTTTTAAATTGTTGGATTGCATAagtattattgataaataaatatcttaaGATAACTATACTACTATTGACTTAAAGATTGATTTACAATATGAACAAAGAATATTGAGCTTCTGATATTGAAAGATAACTCTAACATCGTTCaaaacaatatatttattatttcaataaaagtGCTGATCATCACATGTATCATTCCTAACATAATAACTATGACTTATTATTCTCTTCATGATTACTGTGGAAgagattttttcaaaaaaagcTAAAAAAAGAGCTAAACAAACAAAACGAAAAGTATAAATTACTCCtaaatatatgaaaagAAGGAAATATTTCATGCTATACCttcttttttctatattttcgaatttttaactttaaatcttaaatttttaagttTAGAGTTTTGAGTTTAcagtttattttttaaccttctttttttcttttttctttattatcattccCAACTCTTATTTGCTTAATATTGACATTTTAGTCAATGTTCTATCCTTCGttgttaattttaatgaatcaCATAAAGAGAGTTCACcaatttttgaatctttATAGAAAGTTCCTCTATATGCTTTAATTTGTGAAGGTAAACAAGTTACGATTAGAATAAATTTTAGATAAACGTTATTATTGTCATTAGTGTTAGaagatttttcattaattaaattatcatcttcatcaattattaaaattgaatcattaataatgtcCATTAAACTTGGAGCgaattttattgaattagttgataatttatcaatatcaaaatgatcatttatttctttaaaaaataaaccaaTATGAGAACTACTATCACTAATTCCCATATCTGCGTGATTAACAATGCTgtcatttatattattatttgtagtattatttttcaaaaataatacaccATAAGAGGTTAAAAAGAgatattctaattcatGATTTTTAATTGGCACAGCATAAATCTTATAAAAACTATTGACtagattcaaattcatttttaaatgattattttcatcatttaaaaatcgAATCATTTGTTtcgaattattattaaacttAGAATATAAAccattcatattattataatcaaAAGTATTTCTATCATTTcgaaatatattattacaaagATTTAGAGTAGTAGTTGACATTTC
Coding sequences:
- the TBLA0J00620 gene encoding Zn(II)2Cys6 transcription factor domain-containing protein gives rise to the protein MSNHNHNTQLNKRGTLYSKHGCEPCKKAHVKCDESKPFCEKCIKANKICTYKGGFVNKIVNTRDNFIKKPPIKEQKYIRNIKNIDHNIDKNRSVVISVFPQSAFHKNSAQKFNQDKTTGAVHRIPSTSPSYNTHTHAGNVDQKKKKKSNIKIKQFTMYSNPIQLSSGSQNSIAPSNMNTQNNSPNTSPENNNIDLLVDIKGEKPINGLLFIPRSELYRLTLLNIDLEYFEKSFNLPEKFSFTVNDIIRLRGLAMDRNTEQIAFDDPFRELIESPNYDFNNITNNNLKILNENKFLAFCWKIFIANSMNGHMKFFPDDKYHKELKELWEIGKHFVSLHHIIIYIASVIIQNYYYNPKNLFNSIDKKIEDNHTMILKLKQQKLSPIWDRYVRLPSLKSCYNYLKSIENKQHTINDLIFLVVFGEISINSFKNGNQMGWKLHLKEMIRCLHIINKSKKQLEYFTVFENCKSWLNYLEATSFLLNYKGGAIEIMDYIPSNALISKVTDNNLSLYNKKFNLITGYVMDFDLIFHKLFQMSLNLKKDFNIIITGANICQLRLTNKNPIIESKLNDFGLNLMEDLKYLDNNINIEKVVEKVADIRRKTAIVYSHRACIIALNLYFRCFFLKKKKDNGDVGDEHKMVKRKMKKKSRSKAIIKLNNSYDVDDDADEGEIYEKLFKEFLFSWKFIPVSNSSNFRIHWTLVVVGNVCIMLGRFDVLEEVRNILRKFMNLMPFIVPRDIRELELLEESIKTGSFEKIENFEYGLPAF